In uncultured Methanobrevibacter sp., the genomic window AAACCAACGGCGGCAAAAAGGAATACTCCATTGTCGGAGGATGCTACTACACCGCAAAGATGGCAGTTCTTGATTATCTGCTTAAAATCAAAAAACAGTCCGGTCTGATAATTTTAAGGGAAGCGTATGACGGATATGTGCCACTGGGCGTTTTCAACGTAAGGGAAAACATCAAAGAAGCAATGATGAGACCCTACCTTGAATTTGAAACATTGGAGAAATGTCTGGAATATGCCGGAACCAAATTAAAGATACCTATCAGCAGATACGTCAAACAGGGAACACTGCTGAATGAAATGCTTCACACAAAACAGACCACATTGGATATGTACTTTAAAAGTGAGAAGAATGTTTAAGTTTAAAACCCCAAGCAGCGAAACTTTGGAAATCATGTCTGAAGTTGCAAAAGGAAATATTGAAAAGGACTATGAAAAGAGTTGTATCGAACAGATCAGGGATTTGACCGATAAGGAATATGCGAAGGTCACATCCAGCGGAAACAACAGCATTTTCATTGCGCTTTCAGCTGTTGAAGGAGACGTCATAATCCCCGACCAGGGAGGATGGCACGGATTTAAACAGATTGCCAGGTTCTTAAACAAAAACATCATAACCATAAAAACCGATTCAGGACTGATCAATACCGATTACCTGGACGAGTTGGAAATCCCAGACTCATCAGCGCTAATTTTTACAAGCTTTGCAGGATATTGCGGCGAGCAGGATATCAAAGCAATCACCAAATACTGCAAAAGTAATGATATTCTAACCATTGAGGATGCATCGGCGGGTGTCGGTGATAAAAAGGACTTGCTGGGCAGACATTCAGACATCATTCTTGCATCAACCGGATCTCCAAAAATCATCAATGTCGGAGAGGGAGGATTCATCTCCACAGACGATGAGGAAATATTCAAGAAAACATCATTGCCACAAAAACTAAGCAAAACATCACAGATTGTATGTAGTGGTATAGATAATGAAATTCAAAATGTTAAAAATAATCTGGAACTTACATTAAATGCAACAGACTATGTAAAAAAACATATACCTAACACATTACATGCAAATAAAAGAGGCATAAATGTAATTATTCCACACGATAATGCAAAAGCAATATGTTGGGATTTGAAAAAGACACTGACCACCCAAAAAAGCGGCTTCATAACCACCTGTCCAAATTACAACAGGGTAAAACAGAAGGCAATATGCATAGAGATAAAAAACCTTGACTATGCCTGCCTTAGAAAAGAAAAATTAGACATGATAATTGAAGAGGTCAGTAGTCAACTGCAAGTTTAGTTATTCTGTCAATGATGATTTCTTCAACTGACATGTTTTCAAGCTCTACCTCACCTATATTATAAACCTTAAT contains:
- a CDS encoding DegT/DnrJ/EryC1/StrS family aminotransferase, with amino-acid sequence MFKFKTPSSETLEIMSEVAKGNIEKDYEKSCIEQIRDLTDKEYAKVTSSGNNSIFIALSAVEGDVIIPDQGGWHGFKQIARFLNKNIITIKTDSGLINTDYLDELEIPDSSALIFTSFAGYCGEQDIKAITKYCKSNDILTIEDASAGVGDKKDLLGRHSDIILASTGSPKIINVGEGGFISTDDEEIFKKTSLPQKLSKTSQIVCSGIDNEIQNVKNNLELTLNATDYVKKHIPNTLHANKRGINVIIPHDNAKAICWDLKKTLTTQKSGFITTCPNYNRVKQKAICIEIKNLDYACLRKEKLDMIIEEVSSQLQV